In a single window of the Gossypium hirsutum isolate 1008001.06 chromosome A13, Gossypium_hirsutum_v2.1, whole genome shotgun sequence genome:
- the LOC107893682 gene encoding mitochondrial uncoupling protein 3 isoform X2, giving the protein MKANVHGHKETRTRTGIKILLTSLSAMVAETSTFPIDLTKTRLQLHGESQPLSSSTRRPTNSFRVAAGIVRDQGASGLYKGLSPAIIRHLFYTPIRIVGYENLRNLVSADGSLSLSSKALVGGISGAIAQY; this is encoded by the coding sequence ATGAAGGCAAATGTCCATGGACATAAAGAAACCAGAACCCGAACCGGAATTAAGATCTTGTTGACGTCACTATCGGCTATGGTGGCGGAAACTTCCACCTTTCCCATAGACTTAACCAAGACAAGGCTCCAGCTTCACGGCGAGTCTCAACCTCTCTCCTCCTCCACGCGCCGTCCCACCAATTCGTTCCGTGTCGCAGCCGGTATCGTCCGTGACCAAGGCGCTTCAGGGCTGTATAAAGGTCTCTCCCCGGCTATTATTAGGCATCTGTTCTACACTCCCATTCGGATCGTCGGTTACGAGAATTTAAGGAATTTGGTGAGCGCCGATGGCTCTCTTTCTCTGTCTTCTAAAGCGCTTGTAGGTGGCATTTCCGGCGCTATTGCTCAG
- the LOC107893682 gene encoding mitochondrial uncoupling protein 3 isoform X3, protein MKANVHGHKETRTRTGIKILLTSLSAMVAETSTFPIDLTKTRLQLHGESQPLSSSTRRPTNSFRVAAGIVRDQGASGLYKGLSPAIIRHLFYTPIRIVGYENLRNLVSADGSLSLSSKALVGGISGAIAQ, encoded by the coding sequence ATGAAGGCAAATGTCCATGGACATAAAGAAACCAGAACCCGAACCGGAATTAAGATCTTGTTGACGTCACTATCGGCTATGGTGGCGGAAACTTCCACCTTTCCCATAGACTTAACCAAGACAAGGCTCCAGCTTCACGGCGAGTCTCAACCTCTCTCCTCCTCCACGCGCCGTCCCACCAATTCGTTCCGTGTCGCAGCCGGTATCGTCCGTGACCAAGGCGCTTCAGGGCTGTATAAAGGTCTCTCCCCGGCTATTATTAGGCATCTGTTCTACACTCCCATTCGGATCGTCGGTTACGAGAATTTAAGGAATTTGGTGAGCGCCGATGGCTCTCTTTCTCTGTCTTCTAAAGCGCTTGTAGGTGGCATTTCCGGCGCTATTGCTCAG